CCAAGAGAAAAATACAAATACCCTTCCACCTAGAGCTGGATTCATCCAGTTATTACCTAAACCACCAAATGCTCCTTTTACAATAAATATTGCAAAAAACGAAGCACCTAAAGGAACATAGATCCAGGCTAAACCTGGCATTTGAGGAGGCATATTTAATCCAATTAAAAGTCCTGTTAAAAATGCACTACCATCCCACAAGGATGATTTATTATAAATTTTATTTAATATAAATTCAGCAAACGTTGCTGAAACAATTGAAACTAATACAATCCATAGGGAGGAGAGCCCAAACATAGCAACACCCCAAACTAAGGCCGGGATTAGTGCCAATGAAACACTCCACATTACCGTTAGTGTAGAGTCACCATTATGAAACTGGGGACTCGACGTTATAACTAATTTATCCTTCACTACTTAGCTCCCTTACTTCTTCTTACGATTGATTTACCAGATCTAAACTGTTGCACTAAAAATAGATGGGCAGGACAATTGTAGGCACAGGAGCCGCACTCTACACAATCGTTTAACCCCTCATCCAATGCTTCATCATATTTATTATGGTCAATAAGTTTATATAATTTTGATGGTAATAACCCCATAGGACAACCATCGACACATCTTCCACACTTTAAACAGTTAGTAGTTTTAGCAGCATTAACCTCTTTTTTAGTTAAAGCAAGAATCCCCGATGTTCCCTTTGTAATAGGCACATCTAGATCAAAAACAGTGAAACCCATCATCGGACCACCAAAAATAACCTTTGATGGCTCTTCAATTAACCCACCACACTCTTCTATTAAAGATTTTGCAGTTGAACCAACTCGAACTCTATATACACCAGGTTTTTTAACTGCTCCACCAGCTATAGTAACAAAACGTTCAACTAGTGGTCTATTTAAACATACTGCCTCATAAATAGCATAAACTGTAGAAACATTAAGATTAATTACTCCAACAGATAGGGGTAATTTACCACTTGGAATTTCCTTACCAATTATTGCTCTAACTAAATTCTTCTCAGCTCCCTGGGGATACTTATTTTTTAATAATACAACACTTGCATCTAGGGACTCTTCTTTAAAAGTATTAGTTAATAACTCCCCTGCATCTTTTTTATTTACTTCCATTCCCACATATATATTTTTTGGGTCTAGAATTTTCTTTAAGATTTTAAGTCCAGTTGTTATCTCTTTACTATATTCAAGCATTAATACATGGTCACTAGAGAGATAGGGTTCACACTCTGCAGCGTTTATTATTAAATGCTCAAGTTCCACACCCTCTGGAAGGGTTAATTTAACATGAGTTGGAAATGTTGCTCCACCTAATCCAACTATACCTTGTCTTTTTATTATGTCAACTAATTCACTTTTATCTAATCCTTCCCAGGAACTTACTTCTAAGGGTTTACCTAACCTGGTAAATTCACCCTTTGTTTCTATAACAACTGCAGGACTAACTCGTCCACTTGGAAGATAGACATCTTTTATCTCTATAACTTCCCCGGGTATTGGTGTATGGATATTTGCCGAAACAAAACCAACAGATTCACCAATAAGATCTTCTTCTTTTACAATGTCTCCTACTTTAACAACGCATTTTGCAGGAGCACCAATGTGTTGAGATAGAGGTATAATAGCAATAGATGGAATTGTTGCATTTAAATCATCCTTACTATACATTGAATTTTTTCTATGTGGAGGATGTATCCCCCCTTTTGGAAAACTCTTTAACTTCATAAAACAACCTAATATTTTAGTTTTTTATCTCTGCCTTTCTTAAAAAAGAAAGATGAAAAGAACATACATATGGCTAATATACCTACATACGTATACTCTTTACTATTAGTATACAGAGAAAGAAGGGAATTTAATTCCAGTTTAAAAGGCCTACCGTAATCTTTATAAAATCTACCTAGGGCTGTTGTATCACAATATGATAGAAATTCACTTAAATAATCATCATCATAGGTAAATACAACCTTCTCATTTCTGGAAAGATAATAATCTTCTCTTTTGAACTCATCTATTGTAACAGAATTTCCATATGTTGGGAATAAATATTTGTCACCATATAAAAAGCTTTTTTGGTAAGCATAGTGGGTAAAATAATTACTTATGTTTGGAGTCGATTCATCAAAACTATTTTCTAGGTTTTCATACCCAAACCCTGTCTCTTCAAGGGGTATAGGAGTATAAAGAGTATTAGATAAGTCTATAAATATTGGGAAAAAACTAGGTAAAATAAAGAGAATTGTTCCAAGAAGGACTCTAATAATACCTATATTATTTCTTTTTATATATCTATTACTAAAGGATATAGACTCAACTATCATTATTATTAAAAAGTAACCAATAAAAAAAACAGAATACTTATATAGGGAGGATGCATCCATATATAGATAAGCAATTACACCGGATAAAATAGAGATAATGACTCTTGTTCTACACCCAAAACCAAATAGAAGTAATAGTAAAATGAAGCTTAAATAGTTTAAGACTACCCTCATAAATAGAGGATCTCCAACCTTATATGGTATTGCATTTTGCTCAAAGGCTTTATATATATTATAAATTGAAAAGATATTTGTCCTATCTAGTTTTACATACATGATCGGTTTATTATCATCTTTTGTTCTAAACAATGAGTTTAAATTTGATATATAGGGAGTATTCCTATAATCATTCTTATCTAATAAAGAGGATATATCTTTTAATCCCCTCTCTTCTAAATCAATATAGTTATTTATTCCAATAGAGATACCGTCTTCGTAAATTATTCCATTAAAGCCTAATTTACCTAGAGTATCTAAGGCCTTAACAACATCCTCATCCCTATCTAAGATAATTGGAGTATAACTCCCCCAATTGTGATTATTTATTTTTCTATTAAAAAATAAAATTGAGACGATTACAAACAGTATAACTAGTAATATTTTAAAGAGTGTTTTGATCATAGGTTAGTTTCATGTATTGGGTCGCCATTTGTCAATAGTTTATTTAGAAAAGGTGGTTGACCAATTAGCAGTGTAATAAGTATGTTTTTAAGGTGAATAAAGATAAATATGAATACTTTACAATTGCTGAGAATGACTCAGACAAACGTATAGATAGTGTTATAAGAAGATTCTTGCCACTAATGCCTCTTAAAAACATATTCAAAAGCATTAGATCAGGGGACATAAGGGTCAATAATTTAAAAGTAAAACAGAATCACAAACTTAAGATTGGAGACACTATAGCAATATACAAACCCTATCTACAGCAAAAAAAGACTGATACTAAAAATGTCGTAAAAGAAATCGATAAAGATAGAGTAATTTATGAGAATAGAGATATTTTAATTTATAATAAACCTAGAGGAGTATTAGTCCACGGCGAGAAGAATAGCCTGGATTTCCAAATTAGAAACTACCTAAAGGATAAAGTAGAAGAGAGTCTATCATTTTCCCCAGGTCCACTACATAGATTAGACAGAAATACCCAGGGATTAATAGCCTTTAGTGTATCTCTTAATGGTGCAAGGGAGTTTACTAACCTATTAAAAAACGGAGGTATAAGAAAATTCTATATTGCAGTTGTTGATGGTATACATAGTAAAAAAGAGGTATGGAAAGACTCTATAAGCAGAAACGAGATGGAAAATAAGAGTTATGTAACTAGTGAGGGGAAAATTTCAGAGACAATATTCAAACCAATTTTTTCAAAGGATAACTACACTATAGCTCTATTGGAGATAAAAACAGGACGGACCCACCAAATAAGAGTACAGTGTTCAGCCCACAATAAACCACTTACAGGTGATATTAAATACAATAAAAATACAAAATATAAAAAATACTATTTAAGTGCTATTTCATTATCATTTGTTAAAAAAAGTGATATTATTGATATAAATAATATAAGTATGCCTTTTTCCAAAATTTCAGATAGTTTAATTTCAAACTTATTTACTAGTCTAGAAATTAAAAATATTGATATGCTTATACAGAAGGAGCTAGAAAGAGTATGAATATTTTAAAATCTTTTAAATGGCGCCTTAAAGGTGTAAAAGTTTATGCGTTAGTAGGTAGAAGTGGGACAGGAAAAAGTTTCAGAGCCGGATTAGTTGCAAAAAAAAATCAAATAGAGCTAATGATAGACGATGGTTTATTAATTCATAACGAAAAGATAATTGCTGGAAAGTCAGCAAAAAAAGAAGACGCTTATATGGGAGCTATAAAAACAGCACTATTTGATAATCCCACCCATAAAGAAGAGGTAAAATCTAAATTACAAAGCACCAAGTTTAAAAAAATACTATTAATTGGAACATCAAATAAGATGGTTGCTAAAATAGCACAGAGGTTAGAACTCCCGGAAATTTCAACATATGTACAAATAGAGGATGTAGCAAGTAAAGAGGAGATAGAGACTGCAATAAACTCAAGAACAAGGGAGGGTAAACATGTTATACCAGTTCCTTCAATTGAAGTTAAAAGGGATTATGCCCACATTTTTTACGACTCTATAAAAGTCTTCTTCTCTAGAAAAAAAACTAAAAACTTTGTGGAAAAGTCAGTAGTTAGACCTATGTTTAATAAGAGAGAAAAAGGGGCTGTAACTATATCAGAGGCTGCTTTAAGCCAAATGGTACTACACTGTGTAGATGAACATAGTGGAAATGTTAAGGTAAAAAAAATAACTGTCTCCCAAAATCAAGCAGGTTTTAATATTGGTATTTTTGTTAATGTCTCCTTTGGAGAGCAACTATCTGGAAATTTCCACTCGTTACAAAAATATATTACAGAGAGCATAGAGAGATTAACTGGTATTATTATTAATCAGGTTGATATAACAATAGATCAAGTTTCCCATAAATAGGTATTATATGAAAAAAATATTACTTCTAATTATTACAGTTCAATACTCAATTTTTTCCCAGGACTTATTAATAAAAACATCGGATAACTATAATTTTAGTTATGAATCCTCAGTTCAAAACATAGAAGAGATAGTAACAAAGTGTGAATCTTTTAATAATTTTATTAATAAAGAATTAAAACTAAGTAGGGACATAGGCTTAAGGGATATCCTTGTTTTTAAGACAAAGACTTCATATAATTACTACCTGCAAAGTATTGGAGTAAAAGAGAGAGAAGACTATATTTTAATTCAATATAGTAATAATAGTTCTAAATTAATAATTTATTTAGATGACGAGGATCCAAATAAGAGTCTAAATTACCACTTAATTCTACAATATATGGCTTTTTATGCTTCAGATGCTCCATACTGGTTTACTATAGGTATTTCTACCTATTATGAGTGTAGTAATCGTAGTAATTGGATAGACCTTCTACAAAGGACAAATAATAAAGAAAATATTTTTACAACACTTTTAAACTCAGATAGGGAGAGTATAAAACCCTACCATTCATGGATAGTTATTGATTTTTTAATTAATAGTAAGGATAAAGGATACAATAGACTACTATGGGATACTCTATCCTATATTAAGTATAGCGATCAAGAAAATAAAGAACTAATTATAAATAGAAACTTCTCAACCTATAAACTAGATAAAGACCTATATGCCTACTTATTAGAACAGAAGGGTTATGAAGAGTATATGAATATTGGTATTGACCAGTATCAAAATAAAGAGTTTGAAAAAGCTATCAAAAACTTTCTTTTAGCTCTTAAATTAGAAGAGAATCAATATAGTCCTGAGTACTATTTAGCCCTCTGTTATAGTCAGTTAGAAGATTACAACAGATCCAATTCACACTTTACACTATCCTTAGATAAAGGAGCCCCTAAGGATGTAGTTTACTACTCTATAGGTATTAACTACTTTAAAGAGAGGAATTTTAAGCAGGCTAAAAAATATTTAGATGAGATTGAGGATAAGATGTATATTAAAATGGCAGAAGAAGTACTTAATGAAATCAGAAAATATTGACATTCTAGAATGGAATATATTTAGAGATATAGAGGTAAAAACCGGTATTACAACTAGAAGGGGTGGTTTTAGTAACCCTCCCTTTGACTCTCTGAATCTAGCAAAACATACAGGTGATAACATAGAATATGTGGATAAAAACAGAGAGATTTTATGCAATAAAATAGGTTCAGAAAAATCAAGTTATACCAGCGGTATCCAAGTTCATGGGGATAATATACACCTTGTTGATAGTAGTAATAAGGGCTTAAATAATTTTGAGTGTGACGCTTTAATTACAAGGGATAAAAATATTCTTTTAAATATCTTTGTAGCAGACTGTGTGCCAATTGTTGTCTATGATAAGGCGAAGAGTATTGGTGCTGTTTGCCATTGTGGATGGAAGGGTAGTAAAAAAAAATTACTAAAGAAAGTTATTTACTTTCTTATTGATAATTATAACTCTTATAGATCTGATATATTAATTGGTATAGGTCCATCAATTGGGCCATGTTGTTATAATGTATCAAAGGACCTTTTTGAGAGTTTTAAAACTAAGAAAATGGAAGGTTTTGTTAAAAAAAACAGCTATTACTTAGATCTTAAACTGATAAATAAAAACCAAGCCCTAAGTGTAGGTATTCCAGATGATAACATTGAAATTATGGATTATTGTACTTCTTGTAACAATAATTTGTTTTATTCATTTAGAAAGGAAGGAGAATCATCTGGTAGATTCTCCTGCTTCTTAGAAATTACTTCTTAAATAGTTTAGTTATCTTACTAAATATGCCACTGTTTTTTGGTTTTACATCACTCTTTGTAACCTTACTATTTGAAGGTGTTGATTTATTAGTTGTCACTTTAAAATCTTCGCCATACTTTTTCTTATAATAAGCAATTCGATCTTCAACCTTTGATTCAGATGAGACTCTTTTTATTCCATCCATTGGCTTAGAGTTAGGTTTCTTCTTAACGTAGTCATTTCTCTTTTTATTTGGCTTATTACTATTTTTGTTTTTAGTGTAATTACTATTTTGAGGATGTTTCTTTTTACTACTTTTTTTTGTATCTTTTTCAAAATCAACATCTAGGGAGTTAGTTCCAGAAACATTCATAACTCGACTTCTAAGTCGTTTTAATCGCTCTTCTTCAGTCTCATTATTACGTTTTTTATTAAAGTTATTACTGTTTCTAACATCTCTTTTTTATTATCCCTATTTCTGTTGTCTCTATTTCGATTATCGTTGTTTCTATTATCCTTTCCACGATTTTTATACTCATTTAAACTAAATCTTAGGTGGGAACTTGTATCTTCTAAAAATAGATCTTCAGTTGTTGGGAATACAGGAATTTTTGAATCTATATAATCCTCAATCCCAGAGAGACTATAAACATAATTCTCACAGGCTAAGGTTATAGCTTTCCCATTTTTACCTGCCCTGGCAGTTCTTCCAATTCTATGAACGTAGTTTTCAGAATCAAGGGGCAGATCATAGTTAATAACCAAAGAGAGGTCATCAACATGTAATCCCCTAGCAGCAACATCTGTAGCTACTAAAAACTTAACCTTACCCTCCTTAACACTATTTACAATACTAAGTCTCTTCTTTTGGGGTAAGTCACCCATTAAATACTCATTTTTATACCCATTATGATCCAATCTTTTAGATATTTCGTGGGCCATATGTTTTGTATTTGTGAAAATAATTGCAGAATCAGGATTTTCCCGGTTTAGAAGACCAAGAAGAATACTCATCTTTTCATCTTTCCCAACATGGTAAAGTTCCTGCTTAATAGCCTCTACTGTTAGCTGTTCAGCCTCAATAAAAATTTCCCCAGGGTTTTTCATATACTCCCATGAGATATTTCCAACACTTGGATTCATTGTAGCACTAAATAAAAGAGTAACCTTATCTTTAACATTTTTTGTTGCATTAAATATTTTTCTAATATCATCAACAAAACCCATATCAAAAAGTCTATCTGCTTCATCTACTACAAGAATTGAAAATTCACTAAACTTTATCTTTCCCTGCTTACTAAAGTCTAATAAACGACCAGGTGTAGCTATAACAATATCTACACCATTTTCTAATAGACTCTCCTGGGCTTTATAACTTGTTCCACCATAGAAACAACCCGCTTTAAAATTTAAATCCTGTCCTAAAATATCCGCTTCATCTTTTATCTGTACAGCTAATTCCCTTGTTGGAACTACAATTAGAGCCTTACTGTTTAAGTGTTTCTCTGTCTGTAATAAGTGGAATATGGATATTAAAAAAGCTGCAGTTTTACCAGTACCTGTTTGGGATTGTGCATATACATCCCTTCCTTCTAATACGTAATTGAAGGTTTTTTCCTGAACGGGAGTACATTCAGTAAAGTTTGCTTTCTGAATCCCGCTTTTAATTTCCGCACTAAATGCGTAATCGTCAAATTTCATTTTTTCTTCCTAATATTTAAGGTTTATTATATGGGATTGATCTAAAATTGTCGATACTCATTTCTCGGAACTACTTTTTATTTATATTATGTTATACTACTATATTGTAATGGAAAAATCTTTTTATATAAACTCTATAACCCCAGTAAAAGTAGAGAAGGCTCCATTTACCATGGATGTTGATACTAGGTCATTTTTAATAGGTTCTTGCTTCTCAGAAAATATATACAAAATATTTTATAATTATCATTTAAATAGTTTTAACTCCCCTTTTGGTTCTATATACAATCCTATATCAATAGCACAATCCCTAAAAAGATTAATACATGCAGAACTAATAACCAAGGAGGAGTGTATAATAAGTGATGGACTCTATCAACATTTTGATTTTCACTCAAAGGTTGGAGATACCTCCATTAATAACTACATAGAAAAGATAAACAGTTCAATTAAAGAGTCATCTATAAAACTTTTAAACAGTGACTTACTAATAATAACCCTTGGAACTGCTTTTACCTACCAGAGGGACGGAAGAAGTGTTAATAATTGCCACAAACAACCAAAATCAGAGTTTAATAGAAGGGTCTTAGAAATAGAAGAGATAGTAAAAGCATTAGAAACACCACTTATAGAGTTAAAAAAAAGAAATAACAGACTCAATATAGTTCTTACCCTAAGCCCAGTTAGGCACTTAAGGGATGACCCTAAAGAGAACTCATTAAGTAAGGCTGTTTTAAGGGTAGCAATAGATAAAATAGTAAAAGATCTTGATATTTACTACTTTCCTTCCTACGAAATACTTCTTGATGAATTAAGGGATTACAGATGGTACGATGAGTCTTTAAACCACCCTAGCAGTAGGGCTATAGAGTATATAACACAAAAGTTTTTCTTTGCAACAAGTAGTAATGGGTTAAATCAGTACCTGGAAAAGATACAAAAATTAAACAGTATGTTAAGTCATAGAATTATAAACCCCGGAAGCGAAACTTCACAAAAATTTATTAAAACCAGAGATAGACTATTACTTGAATTACAAAGGGAGTATTACTACTTAGAAAATTTAAAAGGGATTAGATCATCTCAGTATCTTTAAAATGATCAATAATCATCTCTATAAATACTTTGGTTGTTATCTTAACCTTATCACTTTTTCGATAAACAACACCAATTTTTCTACACTCATCTTTATTAAAAACTCTTCTGACATTTAAACTCTTCCCCTCTTCACCCTTTACTGCGATTCTAGGAATAACAGAGATACCAAAGTTAAGTTTTACCATCTGTTTGATAATTTCCATATTACCAACTTCCATAGCTACCTTTGGGATTGCTCCTATTAAGTCAAAATGAGTGTTTATATACTGTCTTGTATGGGCCTCTTTATCTAGGAGAATAAACTCATAATCAAGTAGGGATTTAACACTAAAGTCTTCAACCATATTTAATTCATGATTTATGGAAGTAATTACTACATCTTCTCTTACAACCAAGGGTTTACATATTAGTTTAGGATTATTTATTGGGAGCATTACTATACCAACATCACTCTCTTTATTCGCAACCATATCCGCTGCCTGATTAGAGAGTCCATTTTTAAGTATAATTTTTACTCCTGGATACTTATTTTTAAACTTTTTTAAAACTTCTGGAAGCATATAACATGCAGAGGTCATACTAGAGCTTATTGTTAACTCCCCCTCTTGTAAGTTTTTAAGAGAATCAATCCTAACTTGAGCAACTTCTATAGACTCTATTATAGAGACAGCATGTTCAAATAAAATTCTCCCAGCCTCTGAGAGTAGAACTGTTCTATTGTTTCTTTGAAATAGAGTTTCTCCTACTTCATTTTCCAAGAGTCTGATAGACTGACTTACAGCTGACTGTGTTTTATTTATTCGTTTAGCGGCATTGGAAAAACTCTTTTCAATAGCTACTGCATAAAAAATCTGTAATCTTTCTAAATTCATAACACACCTGTAGTAATTTTAGCCTTCATAGTACAAAAAAACAATAATTATAAAAAAGAAAAACCTAAGCTAAAGCTTAGGTTTTTAAGTAGTGGCGAAGGGACTTGAACCCCTGACAAAACGGATATGAGCCGTTTGCTCTACCAACTGAGCTACGCCACCTCGTTAATTGCTTTTGTAATATAGCAACCTAGTTAAAATATGTCAACTAATTGATGAAATATTTTAAAAAACTTTTCTCTCCCGTTTATCGTTTAATATTAATTCATTTAAATAATTACCAAGATAGAGATGTTTTTGATTATGTTCACTTAACTTACTAGCTCTATGTTGCAACAATCTAATAACTTTATTATATATGTTGTCCCTATTAACTCCATAATCCTCTAATACATTTTCTAATGATAAAAATAGGTAATAAAGATACTTATAATCATAAATTCCCTTTGAACTGTTAGATATATTGGTAATTTTATCAGCATATATCTTTAAAAAATTTTTATTCCCATTTACACATTCAAGTAGATACTTAAAATTATTTATCTCACTTTTTAAAATAGAGTGTTCCCTACTTCTATCGTAAAACTCTTCAATAAGAAAATAGCCATCCCTCCAGTTTAAATTCTCATCAAAAATAGTTTTATCCTCATCTTTAAACTCCGCAAGATAGATATACTCAATAGCCTTATCCCAATTCCCAGAAAAATATTCTAACTCTGATAAAAAGAAGAAACACTCAGGACTATCAACATTTGTTAATAAAACTTCCCTGGCTTCACCTTCTTTTCCAAGGTAGTAAAGAAATTTTCCTTTCCAGTTATTTAAAACTCCTAGAATATCTAAATAGTTGAAATTTTTTGCTAAAATAACCCCATGGTTAAGTAGATCTATGGACTCTTGGTAGTACCCAAGTTCTCCTAATGCCCTTGCACGTATAAACTGCAAATATAGAAACCATCTAGTTTTAAAAGAGACCCAACTATACTCAAGTAGTATCTTAGAGACCCTTAAAACACCACTAATATCCCCTTTAACAAAAAGAGCCATGGATAAAAAACATCCATTTCTAATGTATGAATAAGTATCATCAATATTTTTACTATAATTAAAATTCAGGTCAAAATAGTCTACTGATTCGTTAATACTACCTATACCTATAAGAGATAGGGCGAAGATTATCTTAGCTCTACTCTCATTATACGGTTCAGAACGAATCTGATAGTTATAATACAACTCCTTACACCTAGAAATAAGCCTTTCATCACTATTTGTTGACCAACTGTTCAAAACATCTAAGTATTCTAGGGATAGATAGTATTTATCATCTTTATTAATATTATTACCAAACTGAACATCTTTTATTACCCTCTCTAATCGGCTCTCCCTAATATTTTTATACTCTAAAATGCTTTTAAGGTTACTATTATCAGTAGCCTTATCAACTATTTTATCGGATAACTTTATTAAAAGCCCTAAATCTAAAACTTTCTGAATAAAGTTATATAATAGGTCAGTCACTTGGAACTTATAAGTCGAATTGAGTCCAATTAAGGAGATGATATAAGAGTAACTAAAAATTTTATCATAACCTAAGTTAAAAAAAGTACCTAAAAAGTTATCCCTCCACAACTTTATTTCTGAGTTTTTTAGTTTTGAAACAACTTCTAAAAGGTTATTATATCCTGGGTATAAGTTATTTTCGCCAATTAAAAGACCATCTCTTTTATATTTTTCTAACTCCTCTCTAAGGGTTATAATCTCATAACCTAACCCTTTGCAAATTAGTAAGATATCAGATGTTAATATTACTCCTTTAGTTATTAGTATTATATACAACAGTTGTAATGACTCATAACTCTTATCTTTTAATTGATCATATATAAATGAACTGCTAAAAGTACTGTTTTTAATGATTGGTAGAGGAGTTGTAAAACTACGACTTTCATTGGTAAAGATAGTAATAAAAACCCTGTTTATTAGGGATAAAAGAGTACAAAGCTCTCTAAAAAAATTATCCTCCTTATCAATTTGCAAAGTAAACATTACTCTGTATCGTTTAGAAAATGACTCAACCCATAAAAGAATCAGCTTATTAAAATGGATAACTGCATCATCTAAAATAAAACAGTCATAACTTCTTTGATTGAATTTTATAAATAGATCTTTATACATACCCCAATGGATAATCTCATCATCATCTAGATCTACACTTGGATCAAAAATTGGTTTAAGTGTAATAAGGAAGTCAATAAAAGATAAAAAGTAGTCACAGCTACCATTTAAATTAATATAAAAGATCTTATCTATGCTATTATTCCGGCTCCAGTAAACAAGATTGGTGTATATTTGATTATTAAACTCACTATTTGTTATATATAGATTACTATTTTTAAAACTAAAGTTATTCTGAAAATAACTATCAATTATTTCATGATTTATCTCCATATTATTTATCTTGAAATCCATAAATGTGTTATCAATAAGTATAAGTTTTTTATGTTTTTTCCCACTAATGTATTTTGATAGTATTTTAAAAGAGTCAGGAGTAAACCAAACTCTATTAATTCGATTAGTCATTATAGATAGATGGGCCCTCTTCTCCAAATACTCAAAATCACTATCCGGTCTAACATTGTCTACAATAATATTATACCCTACTAAATCAATATTACTACTTAAGACTTCATATACCTCTTGTAGGCAGTGGATAAAATTTATTAAAGAGTATTCATATCTTGATGGGAAGCAGCTAAGGTATGAAGAAAAATCACTAACATAACCTCCCCTTCTATCAATAACTTCAGATAAACTATTTACCAATTCACCTTCGTTTATGGAACTACTTTTTTTTAATAATTTTTTATGACTAATAACTATATATAATGATAACATAGTGACATTATAACATTAAAATAAAACTTATGTATAACTATTAATTATCATTAAATTAATAAAATAACCTTAACTTGACGCTTAGAATATGCGGTGGTATTATATATCTTAATCTGAGTACAACTTTTGTAAAATAAATTGGAGATGCCTGTGGAATTAAAAATTCGTAAAAGCTCTAATATCTATATTATAGATATACAAGGAGAGATGGATTTATACAATTCTTACAAACTTAAAGACCTAGTTATGAAAATGCTAGAGAAAAAGGTAACAAAGTTTGTAATAAATCTTGATAAGGTAGAGTATATCGATTCAAGTGGAATTGGAGCGTTAATATATATATGCTCAACTATAAAAAAGATGAACCTTCAACTACTAGTAACTAATGTTCATGGATCTGTAAAGAAGGTTATAGAACTTACAAAATTAATGGGTTATTTCCCAATGGCGGCTACTGTAAATGATGCCATAAAAACTCTTTAAAAATTAGGAGATTATATGTCGAATAAAATGATAGAGATAGATGATAATAGTAAACTATTTAATACTGAAGGCTGCTTTCATAAAGAGTTTCCTAGTGATTTAAGACAGGTTAGGTATTTTACATTATTAATTGTTCAAAAAGCACCTCCTGAGATAAAAGAGTTAAACCTTTTAGAACAACAGATTAGCGAATTAATCAAAAAT
Above is a genomic segment from Thiospirochaeta perfilievii containing:
- the rsxC gene encoding electron transport complex subunit RsxC, with product MKLKSFPKGGIHPPHRKNSMYSKDDLNATIPSIAIIPLSQHIGAPAKCVVKVGDIVKEEDLIGESVGFVSANIHTPIPGEVIEIKDVYLPSGRVSPAVVIETKGEFTRLGKPLEVSSWEGLDKSELVDIIKRQGIVGLGGATFPTHVKLTLPEGVELEHLIINAAECEPYLSSDHVLMLEYSKEITTGLKILKKILDPKNIYVGMEVNKKDAGELLTNTFKEESLDASVVLLKNKYPQGAEKNLVRAIIGKEIPSGKLPLSVGVINLNVSTVYAIYEAVCLNRPLVERFVTIAGGAVKKPGVYRVRVGSTAKSLIEECGGLIEEPSKVIFGGPMMGFTVFDLDVPITKGTSGILALTKKEVNAAKTTNCLKCGRCVDGCPMGLLPSKLYKLIDHNKYDEALDEGLNDCVECGSCAYNCPAHLFLVQQFRSGKSIVRRSKGAK
- a CDS encoding pseudouridine synthase — translated: MNKDKYEYFTIAENDSDKRIDSVIRRFLPLMPLKNIFKSIRSGDIRVNNLKVKQNHKLKIGDTIAIYKPYLQQKKTDTKNVVKEIDKDRVIYENRDILIYNKPRGVLVHGEKNSLDFQIRNYLKDKVEESLSFSPGPLHRLDRNTQGLIAFSVSLNGAREFTNLLKNGGIRKFYIAVVDGIHSKKEVWKDSISRNEMENKSYVTSEGKISETIFKPIFSKDNYTIALLEIKTGRTHQIRVQCSAHNKPLTGDIKYNKNTKYKKYYLSAISLSFVKKSDIIDINNISMPFSKISDSLISNLFTSLEIKNIDMLIQKELERV
- a CDS encoding tetratricopeptide repeat protein, which translates into the protein MKKILLLIITVQYSIFSQDLLIKTSDNYNFSYESSVQNIEEIVTKCESFNNFINKELKLSRDIGLRDILVFKTKTSYNYYLQSIGVKEREDYILIQYSNNSSKLIIYLDDEDPNKSLNYHLILQYMAFYASDAPYWFTIGISTYYECSNRSNWIDLLQRTNNKENIFTTLLNSDRESIKPYHSWIVIDFLINSKDKGYNRLLWDTLSYIKYSDQENKELIINRNFSTYKLDKDLYAYLLEQKGYEEYMNIGIDQYQNKEFEKAIKNFLLALKLEENQYSPEYYLALCYSQLEDYNRSNSHFTLSLDKGAPKDVVYYSIGINYFKERNFKQAKKYLDEIEDKMYIKMAEEVLNEIRKY
- the pgeF gene encoding peptidoglycan editing factor PgeF, whose product is MKSENIDILEWNIFRDIEVKTGITTRRGGFSNPPFDSLNLAKHTGDNIEYVDKNREILCNKIGSEKSSYTSGIQVHGDNIHLVDSSNKGLNNFECDALITRDKNILLNIFVADCVPIVVYDKAKSIGAVCHCGWKGSKKKLLKKVIYFLIDNYNSYRSDILIGIGPSIGPCCYNVSKDLFESFKTKKMEGFVKKNSYYLDLKLINKNQALSVGIPDDNIEIMDYCTSCNNNLFYSFRKEGESSGRFSCFLEITS
- a CDS encoding DEAD/DEAH box helicase; protein product: MKFDDYAFSAEIKSGIQKANFTECTPVQEKTFNYVLEGRDVYAQSQTGTGKTAAFLISIFHLLQTEKHLNSKALIVVPTRELAVQIKDEADILGQDLNFKAGCFYGGTSYKAQESLLENGVDIVIATPGRLLDFSKQGKIKFSEFSILVVDEADRLFDMGFVDDIRKIFNATKNVKDKVTLLFSATMNPSVGNISWEYMKNPGEIFIEAEQLTVEAIKQELYHVGKDEKMSILLGLLNRENPDSAIIFTNTKHMAHEISKRLDHNGYKNEYLMGDLPQKKRLSIVNSVKEGKVKFLVATDVAARGLHVDDLSLVINYDLPLDSENYVHRIGRTARAGKNGKAITLACENYVYSLSGIEDYIDSKIPVFPTTEDLFLEDTSSHLRFSLNEYKNRGKDNRNNDNRNRDNRNRDNKKEMLETVITLIKNVIMRLKKSD